In one window of Dermochelys coriacea isolate rDerCor1 chromosome 3, rDerCor1.pri.v4, whole genome shotgun sequence DNA:
- the CEBPZ gene encoding CCAAT/enhancer-binding protein zeta isoform X4 — MEHMGGGAAAGRAVMAASAVLGLRELDETDEEDGADAGFTLQEVLRLGGTKQDYIMLAALDETEDLVDGGKQGAIDDLGQGELEEFIKSLGVCKYSKKIMVVEEKEEKDKPAKKEKVSKKETSAFSPGGKKENQVKENKGKAKISNGKDGKKKPAQPNEEHIPTVPVVKKEKQEEVFEFHARQVLLIKPGGKWYDLEYTNEFSSEQQNQVFVSKYKALAQRLYQQETDLYKSKTNLQKGASSAWMNTVVSSGTLADRMAAMTLLIQDGSVHTLQFVETLVNLIKKKGSRRQSLMALDTFKELLLSDLLPDNRKLHTFSQHPLNKLEKLSSGNRDSRDRRLILWYFEHQLKHLVAEFVQVLETLTHDSLVATKARALAVAYELLCNKPEEEKALLVQLVNKLGDPQNKIATKASYLLETLLHKHPNMKGVVCNEVERLLYRSNISPKAQYYAVCFLNQIVLSHEENDLANKLITLYFCFFRSCIKKKEVESKMLSALLTGVNRAYPYAQIGDEKVKEQMNTLFKVLHLVNFSTSVQALMLLFQVMDSHQTVSDRYYAALYRKLLDPGLAACSKQSMFLNLVYKSVKADVVLRRVKAFVKRLLQVSCGQMPPFICGALYLVSEILKLKPGLRVQLQDHVESEDEEHFHDLEETEEDEEKFTDADREMEAERKSMMESSVKADDTNSAVSWVHHQNLGGGRNSSCYDPLHRNPLFCGAESTSLWELKKLSEHFHPSVALFAKTILEGGYIQYAGDPLQDFTLMRFLDRFVYRNPKLHKGKENTSSVVMQPKKKQLMNDVRSLAVNSKEFLAQDESKIPVDEVFFHRFYKKLGKEKEKRKRPVDEESVEDVDDDEFERILESFEGDSYFDTVSKDDLDFAGNIKNKPKGGKKSKGGEECSDDLEDSDDEDEFNEMDDEVVSLGSMDEEFGDDNDEEGGAFMNVSDDDNSPGSKQQKKRKLKDMGMLAAAEEFGTLLDENVKSKFDNIGMNAMANKDNASVKQLKWEAERDNWLHNRDVKNIIKKKKQFKHKGLKNKHKGKKSK; from the exons ATGGAGCACATGGGCGGGGGGGCAGCCGCCGGCAGAGCCGTGATGGCGGCGTCCGCGGTGCTGGGTTTGAGGGAGCTGGACGAGACTGATGAGGAGGACGGCGCCGACGCCGGCTTCACGCTGCAGGAGGTGCTGCGCCTCGGGGGCACCAAG CAAGATTATATCATGCTGGCTGCTCTGGATGAGACAGAGGACCTGGTGGATGGTGGTAAGCAAGGAGCAATTGATGACCTGGGGCAAGGTGAACTAGAAGAATTTATAAAGTCACTAGGTGTATGCAAATATTCAAAAAAAATCATGGTggtagaggagaaggaagaaaaggacaAGCCAGCAAAGAAAGAGAAAGTCAGCAAAAAGGAAACCAGTGCCTTTTCGCcgggaggaaagaaagaaaatcaagtcaaagaaaacaaaggaaaagcaaAGATCAGTAATGGCAAAGATGGGAAAAAGAAGCCAGCTCAGCCTAATGAAGAGCACATTCCTACAGTACCAGTggtaaaaaaagagaaacaagaagAGGTGTTTGAATTTCATGCGAGGCAAGTACTGCTGATCAAACCAGGGGGCAAATGGTATGATCTAGAGTACACCAATGAATTCTCTTCTGAGCAACAAAATCAGGTGTTTGTATCAAAGTATAAAGCCTTGGCCCAAAGACTGTATCAGCAGGAGACAGACCTGTATAAGAGTAAGACAAATCTTCAGAAGGGGGCCTCCTCAGCTTGGATGAACACTGTTGTGTCATCAGGTACGCTAGCTGACAGAATGGCAGCCATGACCCTTCTTATCCAAGATGGGTCTGTCCACACACTCCAATTTGTTGAGACCTTGGTGAACCTTATCAAAAAGAAGGGCAGCAGGCGTCAGAGCCTAATGGCTTTGGATACTTTCAAGGAGCTTCTCCTCTCAGATCTTTTGCCAGACAATCGTAAACTCCACACTTTCTCTCAACATCCTCTCAACAAACTGGAGAAGCTTTCGAGTGGCAACAGAGATTCAAGGGATAGGCGATTGATATTATGGTACTTTGAGCATCAGCTGAAACACTTGGTGGCAGAATTTGTACAGGTATTAGAAACACTGACCCACGATTCCCTGGTGGCAACTAAGGCTCGAGCCCTTGCAGTTGCTTATGAGCTTCTCTGTAACaagccagaggaggagaaggcTCTTCTTGTGCAGCTGGTAAATAAACTGGGAGATCCTCAAAACAAAATAGCCACCAAAGCCTCTTATCTTCTGGAGACCTTACTTCATAAACATCCAAACATGAAAGGAGTAGTGTGTAATGAAGTGGAGAGGCTTCTCTACCGATCAAACATTAGTCCGAAAGCTCAATATtatgcagtttgttttttaaatcagatcgTCCTCAGCCATGAGGAAAATGATCTGGCTAACAAACTGATAACtctatatttttgcttttttcgGAGTTGCATCAAGAAAAAAGAAGTTGAATCTAAAATGCTTAGTGCTCTTCTGACTGGGGTGAACAGAGCTTACCCTTATGCTCAGATTGGTGATGAGAAAGTGAAAGAGCAGATGAACACTCTATTTAAGGTGTTGCATCTTGTGAACTTCAGCACCAGTGTCCAGGCCCTGATGTTGCTTTTCCAAGTAATGGACTCTCATCAGACTGTATCAGATAGATATTATGCAGCATTGTACAG GAAGCTGCTGGATCCAGGGTTAGCAGCATGTTCAAAGCAGTCCATGTTTCTTAATCTTGTTTACAAGTCTGTGAAGGCAGATGTTGTGTTGCGGCGGGTGAAGGCCTTTGTGAAAAGATTACTTCAAGTCAGCTGTGGTCAAATGCCACCATTCATTTGTGGAGCCTTATATCTTGTGTCTGAGATTCTGAAACTAAAACCAGGATTACGAGTTCAACTACAGGATCATGTG GAGTCTGAAGACGAAGAACACTTTCATGACCTGGAAGAAACTGAAGAGGATGAGGAAAAATTCACAGATGCAGAcagagaaatggaggcagaaaGAAAGAGCATGATGGAAAGTTCTGTCAAAGCAGATGAtacaaattcagcagtctcctggGTGCATCATCAGAACTTGGGAG GTGGAAGGAATTCAAGTTGCTATGATCCATTGCACCGAAATCCATTATTCTGTGGTGCTGAAAGCACAAGTCTTTGGGAATTAAAAAAG ctTTCCGAACACTTTCATCCATCTGTGGCTCTTTTTGCAAAAACTATCTTAGAG GGTGGTTACATTCAATATGCAGGTGACCCTCTCCAGGATTTCACACTAATGAGATTTTTGGATCGCTTTGTGTACCGAAATCCCAAACTTCATAAAGGCAAAG AGAACACCAGCAGTGTGGTAATGCAGCCAAAGAAGAAACAGTTAATGAATGATGTGCGTAGTCTTGCTG TCAACAGTAAGGAATTCCTTGCCCAAGATGAAAGTAAAATCCCAGTGGATGAAGTGTTTTTCCACAG attttataAAAAGCTTGGTAAAGAGAAAGAGAAACGAAAACGTCCAGTGGACGAAGAAAGCGTGGAAGACGTAGATGATGATGAATTTGAAAGAATACTGG agtcATTTGAAGGTGACAGTTACTTTGATACTGTTAGCAAGGATGACCTTGATTTTGCTGG TAATATAAAAAACAAGCCCAAAGGTGGTAAGAAAAGCAAAGGAGGTGAGGAATGCAGTGATGACTTGGAAGATTCTGATGATGAAGATGAATTCAATGAGATGGATGATGAAGTAGTCTCCCTGGGAAGTATGGATGAAGAGTTTGGAGATGACAATGATGAAGAGGGAGGTGCATTTATGAATGTATCAGATGATGACAACAGTCCAG GAtcaaaacagcaaaagaaaagaaaactcaaAGACATGGGCATGCTTGCTGCTGCAGAAGAG tTCGGCACTCTTCTGGATGAAAATGTTAAGTCCAAGTTTGACAACATTGGTATGAATGCAATGGCTAACAAAGATAATGCAA GTGTCAAACAGCTCAAGTGGGAAGCAGAGCGTGACAACTGGCTTCACaacagagatgtgaaaaatattatcaagaagaaaaaacagttcaaACACAAAGGcctgaaaaataaacacaaaggcaaaaagtcaaaatga
- the CEBPZ gene encoding CCAAT/enhancer-binding protein zeta isoform X1, whose amino-acid sequence MEHMGGGAAAGRAVMAASAVLGLRELDETDEEDGADAGFTLQEVLRLGGTKQDYIMLAALDETEDLVDGGKQGAIDDLGQGELEEFIKSLGVCKYSKKIMVVEEKEEKDKPAKKEKVSKKETSAFSPGGKKENQVKENKGKAKISNGKDGKKKPAQPNEEHIPTVPVVKKEKQEEVFEFHARQVLLIKPGGKWYDLEYTNEFSSEQQNQVFVSKYKALAQRLYQQETDLYKSKTNLQKGASSAWMNTVVSSGTLADRMAAMTLLIQDGSVHTLQFVETLVNLIKKKGSRRQSLMALDTFKELLLSDLLPDNRKLHTFSQHPLNKLEKLSSGNRDSRDRRLILWYFEHQLKHLVAEFVQVLETLTHDSLVATKARALAVAYELLCNKPEEEKALLVQLVNKLGDPQNKIATKASYLLETLLHKHPNMKGVVCNEVERLLYRSNISPKAQYYAVCFLNQIVLSHEENDLANKLITLYFCFFRSCIKKKEVESKMLSALLTGVNRAYPYAQIGDEKVKEQMNTLFKVLHLVNFSTSVQALMLLFQVMDSHQTVSDRYYAALYRKLLDPGLAACSKQSMFLNLVYKSVKADVVLRRVKAFVKRLLQVSCGQMPPFICGALYLVSEILKLKPGLRVQLQDHVESEDEEHFHDLEETEEDEEKFTDADREMEAERKSMMESSVKADDTNSAVSWVHHQNLGGGRNSSCYDPLHRNPLFCGAESTSLWELKKLSEHFHPSVALFAKTILEGGYIQYAGDPLQDFTLMRFLDRFVYRNPKLHKGKENTSSVVMQPKKKQLMNDVRSLAVNSKEFLAQDESKIPVDEVFFHRFYKKLGKEKEKRKRPVDEESVEDVDDDEFERILESFEGDSYFDTVSKDDLDFAGNIKNKPKGGKKSKGGEECSDDLEDSDDEDEFNEMDDEVVSLGSMDEEFGDDNDEEGGAFMNVSDDDNSPDVNSKDQVKSVNKKCKRKKDTDFAGSFEGSKQQKKRKLKDMGMLAAAEEFGTLLDENVKSKFDNIGMNAMANKDNASKCSYMFYKQTIPLHCLNKYLCTILKKVIAWLFLKINCVCHFKMKLNPQKIIQPLLQYNFM is encoded by the exons ATGGAGCACATGGGCGGGGGGGCAGCCGCCGGCAGAGCCGTGATGGCGGCGTCCGCGGTGCTGGGTTTGAGGGAGCTGGACGAGACTGATGAGGAGGACGGCGCCGACGCCGGCTTCACGCTGCAGGAGGTGCTGCGCCTCGGGGGCACCAAG CAAGATTATATCATGCTGGCTGCTCTGGATGAGACAGAGGACCTGGTGGATGGTGGTAAGCAAGGAGCAATTGATGACCTGGGGCAAGGTGAACTAGAAGAATTTATAAAGTCACTAGGTGTATGCAAATATTCAAAAAAAATCATGGTggtagaggagaaggaagaaaaggacaAGCCAGCAAAGAAAGAGAAAGTCAGCAAAAAGGAAACCAGTGCCTTTTCGCcgggaggaaagaaagaaaatcaagtcaaagaaaacaaaggaaaagcaaAGATCAGTAATGGCAAAGATGGGAAAAAGAAGCCAGCTCAGCCTAATGAAGAGCACATTCCTACAGTACCAGTggtaaaaaaagagaaacaagaagAGGTGTTTGAATTTCATGCGAGGCAAGTACTGCTGATCAAACCAGGGGGCAAATGGTATGATCTAGAGTACACCAATGAATTCTCTTCTGAGCAACAAAATCAGGTGTTTGTATCAAAGTATAAAGCCTTGGCCCAAAGACTGTATCAGCAGGAGACAGACCTGTATAAGAGTAAGACAAATCTTCAGAAGGGGGCCTCCTCAGCTTGGATGAACACTGTTGTGTCATCAGGTACGCTAGCTGACAGAATGGCAGCCATGACCCTTCTTATCCAAGATGGGTCTGTCCACACACTCCAATTTGTTGAGACCTTGGTGAACCTTATCAAAAAGAAGGGCAGCAGGCGTCAGAGCCTAATGGCTTTGGATACTTTCAAGGAGCTTCTCCTCTCAGATCTTTTGCCAGACAATCGTAAACTCCACACTTTCTCTCAACATCCTCTCAACAAACTGGAGAAGCTTTCGAGTGGCAACAGAGATTCAAGGGATAGGCGATTGATATTATGGTACTTTGAGCATCAGCTGAAACACTTGGTGGCAGAATTTGTACAGGTATTAGAAACACTGACCCACGATTCCCTGGTGGCAACTAAGGCTCGAGCCCTTGCAGTTGCTTATGAGCTTCTCTGTAACaagccagaggaggagaaggcTCTTCTTGTGCAGCTGGTAAATAAACTGGGAGATCCTCAAAACAAAATAGCCACCAAAGCCTCTTATCTTCTGGAGACCTTACTTCATAAACATCCAAACATGAAAGGAGTAGTGTGTAATGAAGTGGAGAGGCTTCTCTACCGATCAAACATTAGTCCGAAAGCTCAATATtatgcagtttgttttttaaatcagatcgTCCTCAGCCATGAGGAAAATGATCTGGCTAACAAACTGATAACtctatatttttgcttttttcgGAGTTGCATCAAGAAAAAAGAAGTTGAATCTAAAATGCTTAGTGCTCTTCTGACTGGGGTGAACAGAGCTTACCCTTATGCTCAGATTGGTGATGAGAAAGTGAAAGAGCAGATGAACACTCTATTTAAGGTGTTGCATCTTGTGAACTTCAGCACCAGTGTCCAGGCCCTGATGTTGCTTTTCCAAGTAATGGACTCTCATCAGACTGTATCAGATAGATATTATGCAGCATTGTACAG GAAGCTGCTGGATCCAGGGTTAGCAGCATGTTCAAAGCAGTCCATGTTTCTTAATCTTGTTTACAAGTCTGTGAAGGCAGATGTTGTGTTGCGGCGGGTGAAGGCCTTTGTGAAAAGATTACTTCAAGTCAGCTGTGGTCAAATGCCACCATTCATTTGTGGAGCCTTATATCTTGTGTCTGAGATTCTGAAACTAAAACCAGGATTACGAGTTCAACTACAGGATCATGTG GAGTCTGAAGACGAAGAACACTTTCATGACCTGGAAGAAACTGAAGAGGATGAGGAAAAATTCACAGATGCAGAcagagaaatggaggcagaaaGAAAGAGCATGATGGAAAGTTCTGTCAAAGCAGATGAtacaaattcagcagtctcctggGTGCATCATCAGAACTTGGGAG GTGGAAGGAATTCAAGTTGCTATGATCCATTGCACCGAAATCCATTATTCTGTGGTGCTGAAAGCACAAGTCTTTGGGAATTAAAAAAG ctTTCCGAACACTTTCATCCATCTGTGGCTCTTTTTGCAAAAACTATCTTAGAG GGTGGTTACATTCAATATGCAGGTGACCCTCTCCAGGATTTCACACTAATGAGATTTTTGGATCGCTTTGTGTACCGAAATCCCAAACTTCATAAAGGCAAAG AGAACACCAGCAGTGTGGTAATGCAGCCAAAGAAGAAACAGTTAATGAATGATGTGCGTAGTCTTGCTG TCAACAGTAAGGAATTCCTTGCCCAAGATGAAAGTAAAATCCCAGTGGATGAAGTGTTTTTCCACAG attttataAAAAGCTTGGTAAAGAGAAAGAGAAACGAAAACGTCCAGTGGACGAAGAAAGCGTGGAAGACGTAGATGATGATGAATTTGAAAGAATACTGG agtcATTTGAAGGTGACAGTTACTTTGATACTGTTAGCAAGGATGACCTTGATTTTGCTGG TAATATAAAAAACAAGCCCAAAGGTGGTAAGAAAAGCAAAGGAGGTGAGGAATGCAGTGATGACTTGGAAGATTCTGATGATGAAGATGAATTCAATGAGATGGATGATGAAGTAGTCTCCCTGGGAAGTATGGATGAAGAGTTTGGAGATGACAATGATGAAGAGGGAGGTGCATTTATGAATGTATCAGATGATGACAACAGTCCAG ATGTAAACAGTAAAGATCAGGTCAAGTCTGTCAATAAAAAAtgcaagagaaaaaaagataCTGATTTTGCTGGATCATTTGAAG GAtcaaaacagcaaaagaaaagaaaactcaaAGACATGGGCATGCTTGCTGCTGCAGAAGAG tTCGGCACTCTTCTGGATGAAAATGTTAAGTCCAAGTTTGACAACATTGGTATGAATGCAATGGCTAACAAAGATAATGCAAGTAAGTGCAGTTACATGTTCTATAAACAAACTATACCCTTACACTGTTTGAATAAGTACCTATGCACAATCCTTAAGAAAGTCATTgcttggttatttttaaaaataaactgtgtatgccattttaaaatgaagttaaatCCACAAAAAATAATTCAGCCACTACTCCAGTATAACTTTATGTAG
- the CEBPZ gene encoding CCAAT/enhancer-binding protein zeta isoform X3 → MEHMGGGAAAGRAVMAASAVLGLRELDETDEEDGADAGFTLQEVLRLGGTKQDYIMLAALDETEDLVDGGKQGAIDDLGQGELEEFIKSLGVCKYSKKIMVVEEKEEKDKPAKKEKVSKKETSAFSPGGKKENQVKENKGKAKISNGKDGKKKPAQPNEEHIPTVPVVKKEKQEEVFEFHARQVLLIKPGGKWYDLEYTNEFSSEQQNQVFVSKYKALAQRLYQQETDLYKSKTNLQKGASSAWMNTVVSSGTLADRMAAMTLLIQDGSVHTLQFVETLVNLIKKKGSRRQSLMALDTFKELLLSDLLPDNRKLHTFSQHPLNKLEKLSSGNRDSRDRRLILWYFEHQLKHLVAEFVQVLETLTHDSLVATKARALAVAYELLCNKPEEEKALLVQLVNKLGDPQNKIATKASYLLETLLHKHPNMKGVVCNEVERLLYRSNISPKAQYYAVCFLNQIVLSHEENDLANKLITLYFCFFRSCIKKKEVESKMLSALLTGVNRAYPYAQIGDEKVKEQMNTLFKVLHLVNFSTSVQALMLLFQVMDSHQTVSDRYYAALYRKLLDPGLAACSKQSMFLNLVYKSVKADVVLRRVKAFVKRLLQVSCGQMPPFICGALYLVSEILKLKPGLRVQLQDHVESEDEEHFHDLEETEEDEEKFTDADREMEAERKSMMESSVKADDTNSAVSWVHHQNLGGGRNSSCYDPLHRNPLFCGAESTSLWELKKLSEHFHPSVALFAKTILEGGYIQYAGDPLQDFTLMRFLDRFVYRNPKLHKGKENTSSVVMQPKKKQLMNDVRSLAVNSKEFLAQDESKIPVDEVFFHRFYKKLGKEKEKRKRPVDEESVEDVDDDEFERILESFEGDSYFDTVSKDDLDFAGNIKNKPKGGKKSKGGEECSDDLEDSDDEDEFNEMDDEVVSLGSMDEEFGDDNDEEGGAFMNVSDDDNSPDVNSKDQVKSVNKKCKRKKDTDFAGSFEGSKQQKKRKLKDMGMLAAAEEFGTLLDENVKSKFDNIGMNAMANKDNASVKQLKWEAERDNWLHNRDVKNIIKKKKQFKHKGLKNKHKGKKSK, encoded by the exons ATGGAGCACATGGGCGGGGGGGCAGCCGCCGGCAGAGCCGTGATGGCGGCGTCCGCGGTGCTGGGTTTGAGGGAGCTGGACGAGACTGATGAGGAGGACGGCGCCGACGCCGGCTTCACGCTGCAGGAGGTGCTGCGCCTCGGGGGCACCAAG CAAGATTATATCATGCTGGCTGCTCTGGATGAGACAGAGGACCTGGTGGATGGTGGTAAGCAAGGAGCAATTGATGACCTGGGGCAAGGTGAACTAGAAGAATTTATAAAGTCACTAGGTGTATGCAAATATTCAAAAAAAATCATGGTggtagaggagaaggaagaaaaggacaAGCCAGCAAAGAAAGAGAAAGTCAGCAAAAAGGAAACCAGTGCCTTTTCGCcgggaggaaagaaagaaaatcaagtcaaagaaaacaaaggaaaagcaaAGATCAGTAATGGCAAAGATGGGAAAAAGAAGCCAGCTCAGCCTAATGAAGAGCACATTCCTACAGTACCAGTggtaaaaaaagagaaacaagaagAGGTGTTTGAATTTCATGCGAGGCAAGTACTGCTGATCAAACCAGGGGGCAAATGGTATGATCTAGAGTACACCAATGAATTCTCTTCTGAGCAACAAAATCAGGTGTTTGTATCAAAGTATAAAGCCTTGGCCCAAAGACTGTATCAGCAGGAGACAGACCTGTATAAGAGTAAGACAAATCTTCAGAAGGGGGCCTCCTCAGCTTGGATGAACACTGTTGTGTCATCAGGTACGCTAGCTGACAGAATGGCAGCCATGACCCTTCTTATCCAAGATGGGTCTGTCCACACACTCCAATTTGTTGAGACCTTGGTGAACCTTATCAAAAAGAAGGGCAGCAGGCGTCAGAGCCTAATGGCTTTGGATACTTTCAAGGAGCTTCTCCTCTCAGATCTTTTGCCAGACAATCGTAAACTCCACACTTTCTCTCAACATCCTCTCAACAAACTGGAGAAGCTTTCGAGTGGCAACAGAGATTCAAGGGATAGGCGATTGATATTATGGTACTTTGAGCATCAGCTGAAACACTTGGTGGCAGAATTTGTACAGGTATTAGAAACACTGACCCACGATTCCCTGGTGGCAACTAAGGCTCGAGCCCTTGCAGTTGCTTATGAGCTTCTCTGTAACaagccagaggaggagaaggcTCTTCTTGTGCAGCTGGTAAATAAACTGGGAGATCCTCAAAACAAAATAGCCACCAAAGCCTCTTATCTTCTGGAGACCTTACTTCATAAACATCCAAACATGAAAGGAGTAGTGTGTAATGAAGTGGAGAGGCTTCTCTACCGATCAAACATTAGTCCGAAAGCTCAATATtatgcagtttgttttttaaatcagatcgTCCTCAGCCATGAGGAAAATGATCTGGCTAACAAACTGATAACtctatatttttgcttttttcgGAGTTGCATCAAGAAAAAAGAAGTTGAATCTAAAATGCTTAGTGCTCTTCTGACTGGGGTGAACAGAGCTTACCCTTATGCTCAGATTGGTGATGAGAAAGTGAAAGAGCAGATGAACACTCTATTTAAGGTGTTGCATCTTGTGAACTTCAGCACCAGTGTCCAGGCCCTGATGTTGCTTTTCCAAGTAATGGACTCTCATCAGACTGTATCAGATAGATATTATGCAGCATTGTACAG GAAGCTGCTGGATCCAGGGTTAGCAGCATGTTCAAAGCAGTCCATGTTTCTTAATCTTGTTTACAAGTCTGTGAAGGCAGATGTTGTGTTGCGGCGGGTGAAGGCCTTTGTGAAAAGATTACTTCAAGTCAGCTGTGGTCAAATGCCACCATTCATTTGTGGAGCCTTATATCTTGTGTCTGAGATTCTGAAACTAAAACCAGGATTACGAGTTCAACTACAGGATCATGTG GAGTCTGAAGACGAAGAACACTTTCATGACCTGGAAGAAACTGAAGAGGATGAGGAAAAATTCACAGATGCAGAcagagaaatggaggcagaaaGAAAGAGCATGATGGAAAGTTCTGTCAAAGCAGATGAtacaaattcagcagtctcctggGTGCATCATCAGAACTTGGGAG GTGGAAGGAATTCAAGTTGCTATGATCCATTGCACCGAAATCCATTATTCTGTGGTGCTGAAAGCACAAGTCTTTGGGAATTAAAAAAG ctTTCCGAACACTTTCATCCATCTGTGGCTCTTTTTGCAAAAACTATCTTAGAG GGTGGTTACATTCAATATGCAGGTGACCCTCTCCAGGATTTCACACTAATGAGATTTTTGGATCGCTTTGTGTACCGAAATCCCAAACTTCATAAAGGCAAAG AGAACACCAGCAGTGTGGTAATGCAGCCAAAGAAGAAACAGTTAATGAATGATGTGCGTAGTCTTGCTG TCAACAGTAAGGAATTCCTTGCCCAAGATGAAAGTAAAATCCCAGTGGATGAAGTGTTTTTCCACAG attttataAAAAGCTTGGTAAAGAGAAAGAGAAACGAAAACGTCCAGTGGACGAAGAAAGCGTGGAAGACGTAGATGATGATGAATTTGAAAGAATACTGG agtcATTTGAAGGTGACAGTTACTTTGATACTGTTAGCAAGGATGACCTTGATTTTGCTGG TAATATAAAAAACAAGCCCAAAGGTGGTAAGAAAAGCAAAGGAGGTGAGGAATGCAGTGATGACTTGGAAGATTCTGATGATGAAGATGAATTCAATGAGATGGATGATGAAGTAGTCTCCCTGGGAAGTATGGATGAAGAGTTTGGAGATGACAATGATGAAGAGGGAGGTGCATTTATGAATGTATCAGATGATGACAACAGTCCAG ATGTAAACAGTAAAGATCAGGTCAAGTCTGTCAATAAAAAAtgcaagagaaaaaaagataCTGATTTTGCTGGATCATTTGAAG GAtcaaaacagcaaaagaaaagaaaactcaaAGACATGGGCATGCTTGCTGCTGCAGAAGAG tTCGGCACTCTTCTGGATGAAAATGTTAAGTCCAAGTTTGACAACATTGGTATGAATGCAATGGCTAACAAAGATAATGCAA GTGTCAAACAGCTCAAGTGGGAAGCAGAGCGTGACAACTGGCTTCACaacagagatgtgaaaaatattatcaagaagaaaaaacagttcaaACACAAAGGcctgaaaaataaacacaaaggcaaaaagtcaaaatga